One window from the genome of Nicotiana tomentosiformis chromosome 5, ASM39032v3, whole genome shotgun sequence encodes:
- the LOC104112252 gene encoding GDSL esterase/lipase At2g04570-like — translation MEAQNFNIPRLILIVVQFLLLITTSLAGKVPAIIVFGDSSVDAGNNNQISTLLKSNFEPYGRDFYDKRPTGRFCNGRIPPDFISEAFGLRPFVPAYLDPMYKISDFAGGVCFASAGTGYDNATSDVLNVLPLWKEVENYKDYQKKLEAYAGNRKAKYIIEESLYLISVGTNDFLENYYSMQSKRASQYTIEQFQGFLLQIAEKFVKQIYDLGARKISLTGLPPMGCLPLERATNYIRGNGDGCNEKYNEVATHFNGMLKGLVQKLNEEFPGIRVVFADTYDLILQMIKNPSSFGFEVAGIACCGTGLFEMSYLCDKLNPFTCTDANKYVFWDSFHLTEKTNLIITNFLMKNVLAEFL, via the exons ATGGAAGCTCAAAACTTCAATATTCCACGGCTGATACTAATTGTTGTCCAATTCTTACTACTAATAACTACTTCTTTAGCAGGAAAAGTTCCAGCAATTATAGTGTTCGGGGATTCCTCCGTTGATGCTGGCAATAACAACCAGATTTCCACTCTTCTTAAGAGCAATTTCGAGCCTTATGGCCGTGACTTTTATGACAAAAGACCAACAGGAAGGTTCTGCAATGGACGTATTCCACCAGATTTTATATCTGAGGCTTTTGGTTTGAGGCCATTTGTGCCAGCTTATTTGGATCCCATGTACAAAATTTCTGATTTTGCTGGTGGTGTTTGCTTTGCTTCTGCTGGTACTGGTTATGATAATGCTACTTCTGATGTTCTT AATGTGTTACCCCTGTGGAAAGAAGTAGAAAACTACAAGGATTATCAGAAGAAACTAGAAGCATATGCAGGCAACAGAAAAGCCAAATACATAATAGAGGAATCCCTATATCTTATCAGCGTGGGAACAAACGATttcttggaaaattattattcAATGCAAAGCAAACGTGCATCTCAATACACAATAGAACAGTTTCAGGGTTTCCTTCTTCAAATTGCAGAAAAGTTTGTCAAGCAAATTTATGATTTAGGAGCTAGGAAAATTTCCTTAACTGGACTTCCTCCTATGGGTTGTTTACCTTTGGAAAGAGCAACTAATTATATAAGAGGAAATGGAGATGGTTGCAATGAGAAATATAACGAAGTGGCTACACATTTTAATGGGATGTTAAAGGGTTTGGTTCAGAAGTTAAATGAGGAGTTTCCTGGGATTAGAGTTGTTTTTGCTGATACCTATGATCTCATACTTCAAATGATCAAAAATCCTTCCTCATTTG GATTTGAGGTGGCAGGTATAGCATGTTGTGGCACAGGATTATTTGAAATGAGTTACTTGTGTGATAAGTTAAATCCATTTACATGCACAGACGCAAACAAGTACGTGTTTTGGGACTCTTTCCATCTCACTGAGAAAACAAACCTCATTATCACCAATTTCTTGATGAAAAATGTCCTTGCTGAATTTTTATAG